The proteins below are encoded in one region of Telopea speciosissima isolate NSW1024214 ecotype Mountain lineage chromosome 10, Tspe_v1, whole genome shotgun sequence:
- the LOC122643011 gene encoding RNA exonuclease 4-like, which translates to MDSRTESSETLRNKCAACFRQFNRKEHLVEHMRISYHSVHEPMCGICGKHCRSFESLREHLIGPLPKVECAKIFSIRGCNLCLTILESSNALRYHRGRCQFSRASPAGLISRMSNLGIQDDLRIDNGRTRGPQVVAFACRMVGGGSDGSSDLCARVCLVDEDENIIFHSYVKPQFQITNYRYEMTGIRPEYLRDAMPIKQVQRKIQDFLCNGEPIWTIRSRRGRARILVGHGLDHDLECLGVEYPPHMIRDTAMYPPLMKTSKLSNSLKYLTEAYLGYDIQTGIQDPYDDCVATMRLYMRMRSQVHPIEDYPLATDAPNCNNFSLSRQNELERMTPDALLGISRSDYYCWCLDSGN; encoded by the exons ATGGACAGCAGAACTGAGTCTTCAGAGACTCTAAG GAACAAGTGTGCCGCATGCTTCAGGCAATTTAATAGAAAGGAGCACCTAGTGGAACACATGAGGATTTCATATCACTCAGTTCATGAGCCCATGTGTGGTATCTGTGGAAAGCATTGCAGGTCTTTTGAATCACTTAGGGAACATCTAATAG GTCCATTGCCAAAGGTGGAATGTGCAAAGATATTCAGTATTCGAGGGTGCAACCTATGCTTAACTATTCTTGAGAGCTCCAATGCTCTTAGGTATCACCGAGGGCGATGCCAGTTCTCGCGTGCAAGCCCTGCA ggaTTGATCTCTAGAATGTCTAACTTGGGAATACAAGATGATCTAAGAATTGACAATGGAAGAACAAGAGGGCCACAGGTAGTTGCATTTGCTTGCAGAATGGTTGGTGGTGGCAGTGATGGCTCATCAGATCTTTGTGCCAGGGTTTGCCTtgttgatgaagatgaaaataTCATCTTCCATTCTTATGTCAAACCTCAGTTTCAGATCACAAACTATAG ATATGAAATGACTGGCATAAGACCAGAATACTTAAGGGATGCAATGCCAATAAAGCAAGTACAGAGGAAGATTCAGGACTTTTTGTGCAATGGTGAACCAATATGGACAATCCGATCCAGAAGAGGAAGAGCAAGGATTCTTGTAGGCCATGGTTTGGATCATGATCTAGAGTGTTTAGGAGTGGAGTACCCACCACATATGATCAg GGACACAGCTATGTACCCTCCATTAATGAAAACAAGCAAGCTTAGCAACTCACTCAAGTATCTGACAGAAGCTTATCTTGG GTATGACATTCAGACAGGGATACAAGACCCTTATGATGATTGTGTAGCTACAATGAGGCTTTATATGAGAATGAGGTCCCAAGTTCATCCCATAGAGGACTATCCCTTAGCTACTGATGCCCCGAATTGCAACAATTTTTCACTTTCAAGACAAAATGAGCTTGAAAGAATGACACCAGATGCACTGCTGGGTATCTCAAGATCTGATTACTATTGCTGGTGCTTGGACTCCGGGAATTAG